A genomic stretch from Enterobacter oligotrophicus includes:
- a CDS encoding PhoH family protein, which produces MNIDTREISLTPADNARLLSLCGPFDDNIKQLERRLGIEINRRDNHFKLTGRSICVNAAADILRSLYVDTAPMRGETQDIEPEQIHLAIKEARVLEQSAESVPDYGKAINIKTKRGVIKPRTPNQAQYIANILDHDITFGVGPAGTGKTYLAVAAAVDALERQEIRRILLTRPAVEAGEKLGFLPGDLSQKVDPYLRPLYDALFEMLGFEKVEKLIERNVIEVAPLAYMRGRTLNDAFIILDESQNTTIEQMKMFLTRIGFNSKAVITGDITQIDLPRSTKSGLRHAIEVLSEVDEISFNFFHSEDVVRHPVVARIVNAYEAWEEAEQKRKAELAAERKRDAQEQEQK; this is translated from the coding sequence TTGAACATAGATACGCGTGAAATTAGCCTAACGCCCGCAGACAACGCTCGCCTGCTGAGCCTGTGCGGGCCGTTTGATGACAACATCAAACAACTTGAGCGACGTCTGGGTATCGAAATCAATCGTCGCGATAACCATTTCAAACTCACCGGACGCAGCATCTGCGTCAATGCCGCTGCAGATATTCTTCGCAGTCTGTATGTTGATACCGCCCCGATGCGTGGCGAAACGCAGGATATCGAACCGGAACAGATCCACCTCGCCATTAAAGAGGCGCGCGTGCTTGAGCAGAGCGCGGAAAGCGTGCCGGACTACGGCAAAGCGATCAACATCAAGACCAAACGCGGCGTGATTAAACCACGCACGCCGAACCAGGCGCAGTACATTGCCAACATCCTCGACCATGACATCACCTTCGGCGTGGGTCCGGCGGGTACGGGGAAAACCTATCTGGCGGTTGCCGCTGCGGTTGATGCGCTGGAGCGCCAGGAAATCCGTCGAATTCTGCTGACTCGCCCTGCCGTCGAAGCGGGTGAAAAACTCGGCTTCCTGCCGGGTGATTTAAGTCAGAAAGTGGACCCGTATCTGCGCCCGCTTTATGACGCCCTGTTCGAGATGTTAGGCTTTGAGAAAGTAGAGAAGCTCATTGAGCGTAACGTGATTGAAGTCGCCCCGCTCGCCTACATGCGCGGCCGCACGCTCAACGATGCGTTCATCATTCTTGATGAGAGCCAGAACACCACCATCGAACAGATGAAGATGTTCCTGACGCGTATCGGCTTTAACTCGAAAGCGGTCATCACCGGCGACATCACCCAGATTGACCTGCCGCGCAGCACCAAATCTGGCCTGCGCCACGCGATTGAAGTGCTGTCCGAAGTCGATGAAATCAGCTTTAACTTCTTCCACAGCGAAGACGTCGTCCGCCATCCGGTGGTCGCGCGCATCGTTAACGCCTATGAAGC
- the miaB gene encoding tRNA (N6-isopentenyl adenosine(37)-C2)-methylthiotransferase MiaB, with the protein MTKKLHIKTWGCQMNEYDSSKMADLLDTTHGYQLTENAKEADVLLLNTCSIREKAQEKVFHVLGRWKLLKRKNPDLIIGVGGCVASQEGKLIRQRAPYVDIVFGPQTLHRLPEMINKVRGDRSPVVDVSFPEIEKFDRLPEPRADGPTAFVSIMEGCNKYCTYCVVPYTRGEEVSRPADDILFEIAQLAAQGVREVNLLGQNVNAWRGENYDGTTGSFAELLRLVAAIDGIDRIRFTTSHPMEFTDDIIDVYRDTPELVSFLHLPVQCGSDRVLNLMGRPHTVLEYKSTIRKLREARPDIQISSDFIVGFPGETADDFERTMKLIGEINFDVSYSFIFSARPGTPAADMVDDVPEEEKKQRLYILQERINQQANAWSRRMLGTVQRILVEGTSRKSIMELSGRTENNRVVNFEGTPDLIGKFVDVEIVEVLTNSLRAKLVRTEAEMGLRIAESPESVISRTRKVDDSGVGIYQP; encoded by the coding sequence ATGACTAAAAAACTCCATATAAAAACCTGGGGCTGTCAGATGAACGAATACGATTCATCCAAGATGGCCGATCTGCTGGATACCACCCACGGATACCAGCTGACTGAAAATGCGAAAGAAGCCGATGTGCTGCTGCTGAACACCTGTTCAATTCGTGAAAAAGCGCAGGAAAAAGTCTTTCACGTATTAGGCCGCTGGAAACTTCTTAAGCGAAAAAATCCGGACCTGATCATCGGTGTGGGCGGCTGCGTCGCGTCGCAGGAAGGTAAGCTGATCCGCCAGAGAGCCCCGTATGTGGATATTGTCTTTGGCCCTCAGACCCTGCACCGCCTGCCTGAGATGATAAATAAGGTTCGCGGCGATCGTAGCCCGGTCGTGGATGTGAGCTTCCCGGAGATCGAAAAATTTGACCGTCTGCCAGAGCCGCGCGCTGATGGCCCGACCGCTTTCGTCTCCATCATGGAAGGCTGCAACAAATACTGTACTTACTGCGTGGTGCCTTACACCCGTGGTGAAGAAGTCAGCCGTCCAGCAGACGATATTCTGTTTGAAATCGCGCAATTGGCCGCGCAGGGCGTACGCGAAGTGAACCTGCTGGGTCAGAACGTTAACGCCTGGCGCGGTGAGAACTACGATGGCACCACCGGCAGCTTTGCCGAACTGCTGCGCCTGGTGGCCGCGATTGACGGCATCGACCGTATTCGCTTTACCACCAGCCATCCAATGGAATTTACCGACGACATCATTGACGTTTATCGCGATACGCCAGAGCTGGTGAGCTTCCTGCACCTGCCGGTTCAGTGTGGCTCTGACCGGGTGCTGAACCTGATGGGCCGTCCACATACGGTGCTGGAGTATAAGTCCACCATCCGTAAGCTGCGTGAAGCGCGTCCCGATATCCAGATCAGCTCCGACTTTATCGTCGGCTTCCCTGGCGAAACCGCTGATGACTTCGAGCGCACCATGAAGCTCATTGGCGAAATAAACTTCGATGTCAGCTACAGCTTCATCTTCTCAGCGCGTCCTGGAACACCTGCGGCCGATATGGTTGACGATGTGCCGGAAGAAGAGAAAAAGCAGCGTCTGTATATTCTGCAGGAGCGTATCAACCAGCAGGCCAACGCCTGGAGCCGCCGTATGCTCGGCACCGTCCAGCGTATTCTGGTGGAAGGCACTTCCCGCAAGAGCATTATGGAACTGTCCGGTCGTACCGAAAACAACCGCGTGGTGAACTTTGAAGGCACCCCGGATCTGATCGGTAAATTTGTGGACGTCGAAATTGTCGAAGTCCTGACCAATTCACTGCGCGCGAAGCTGGTACGGACCGAAGCCGAAATGGGCCTGCGTATTGCAGAATCACCCGAATCGGTGATCTCTCGCACCCGCAAAGTAGACGATTCTGGCGTGGGGATTTACCAGCCATAG
- the ubiF gene encoding 3-demethoxyubiquinol 3-hydroxylase has product MTLQHTEVAVVGGGMVGGALALGLAQQGFAVTVIEQSAPPAFDPASKPDVRISAISAASVDLLRGLGVWEAVQAMRAHPYSRLETWEWENAHVAFDAAELKLPRLGYMVENNVLQLALWQALEAHPNVTLRVPASLKALHRHESGYLLTLDSGDGLAVKLVVGADGANSQVRQMAGISVHAWQYQQSCMLITVQCENAPGESTWQHFTPNGPHAFLPLFDNWASLVWYDKPVRIRQLQGLSMEQLQREILQHFPSRLGSVTPVAAGAFPLTRRHALQYAREGLALVGDAAHTIHPLAGQGVNLGYRDVDALLDVLSNARGHAEAWSSHQVLKRYQTRRMADNFIMQSGMDLFYAGFSNDLAPVRILRNIGLMAAERAGGLKRQALKYALGL; this is encoded by the coding sequence ATGACACTCCAACACACCGAAGTTGCCGTTGTCGGCGGCGGTATGGTCGGCGGCGCGCTGGCGCTGGGGCTGGCGCAGCAGGGATTTGCGGTAACGGTAATTGAGCAGTCGGCACCGCCGGCATTCGATCCCGCCAGTAAACCGGACGTGCGCATTTCCGCAATCAGCGCGGCGTCCGTCGATCTGCTGCGCGGGCTGGGCGTTTGGGAAGCGGTACAGGCGATGCGCGCCCATCCTTACAGTCGTCTTGAAACCTGGGAGTGGGAAAATGCCCATGTCGCGTTTGATGCCGCTGAACTGAAGCTGCCGCGCCTGGGGTATATGGTGGAAAACAATGTTCTGCAACTCGCCCTGTGGCAGGCGCTGGAGGCGCATCCGAACGTTACGCTGCGTGTACCTGCTTCCCTGAAAGCGCTGCATCGCCACGAAAGTGGCTATCTTCTGACGCTGGATAGTGGCGATGGGCTGGCCGTGAAACTGGTAGTGGGGGCAGATGGTGCGAACTCGCAGGTCCGGCAGATGGCGGGAATTAGTGTACATGCCTGGCAATATCAGCAGTCCTGTATGCTGATCACCGTCCAGTGCGAGAATGCACCGGGCGAAAGCACCTGGCAGCACTTTACGCCAAACGGCCCACACGCCTTTTTACCGCTGTTCGATAACTGGGCATCGCTGGTGTGGTACGACAAACCGGTGCGCATTCGCCAGTTGCAGGGGCTCTCTATGGAACAGTTGCAGCGCGAAATTCTGCAGCATTTCCCGAGCCGTTTAGGTTCTGTCACGCCGGTCGCTGCGGGCGCATTCCCACTCACACGACGTCATGCTTTGCAGTATGCCCGTGAAGGGCTGGCGCTGGTGGGCGATGCGGCACACACTATTCATCCGCTGGCCGGGCAGGGGGTGAATCTGGGCTATCGAGATGTCGATGCGTTACTGGACGTTTTGAGCAATGCGCGTGGCCATGCGGAAGCCTGGTCCAGCCATCAGGTTCTGAAACGCTACCAGACGCGGCGTATGGCGGATAACTTTATCATGCAGTCAGGGATGGATCTGTTCTATGCCGGGTTCAGCAATGACTTAGCCCCGGTGCGCATTCTGCGTAATATCGGCTTAATGGCGGCGGAACGCGCCGGTGGTCTGAAACGTCAGGCCCTGAAATACGCCTTAGGACTTTAA
- the asnB gene encoding asparagine synthase B, translated as MCSIFGVLDIKTDAGELRKKALELSRLMRHRGPDWSGVYASDKAILAHERLSIVDVNAGAQPLYNEKKTHALAVNGEIYNHQALRAEYGDRYAFQTGSDCEVILALYQEKGPEFLDDLQGMFAFALYDSEKDAYLIGRDHIGIIPLYMGHDEHGNFYVASEMKALVPVCRTIKEFPAGSYLWSKDGEIRPYYQRDWFDYDAVKDNVTDKAELRQALEDSVKSHLMSDVPYGVLLSGGLDSSVISAITKKYAARRVEDQERSEAWWPQLHSFAVGLEGAPDLKAAQEVANHLGTVHHEIHFTVQEGLDAIRDVIYHIETYDVTTIRASTPMYLMSRKIKAMGIKMVLSGEGSDEVFGGYLYFHKAPNAKELHEETVRKLQALHMFDCARANKAMSAWGVEARVPFLDKKFLDVAMRINPQDKMCGNGKMEKHILRECFESYLPASVAWRQKEQFSDGVGYSWIDTLKEVAAKQVSDQQLETASFRFPYNTPGSKEAYLYREIFEELFPVPSAAECVPGGPSVACSSAKAIEWDESFKAMNDPSGRAVGVHQSAYK; from the coding sequence ATGTGTTCAATTTTTGGCGTACTGGATATTAAAACTGACGCGGGTGAACTGCGTAAAAAGGCTCTCGAACTGTCCCGCCTGATGCGCCACCGCGGTCCGGACTGGTCCGGCGTTTACGCCAGCGATAAAGCGATTCTGGCTCATGAACGTCTGTCGATTGTTGACGTCAACGCCGGTGCACAGCCGCTGTATAACGAGAAAAAAACACACGCGCTGGCTGTGAACGGTGAAATCTATAACCATCAGGCACTGCGCGCCGAGTACGGCGATCGCTACGCGTTCCAGACCGGATCTGACTGTGAAGTGATCCTGGCGCTGTATCAGGAGAAAGGTCCGGAATTCCTGGACGACCTGCAGGGCATGTTTGCCTTCGCGCTGTACGACAGCGAAAAAGACGCCTACCTGATTGGCCGCGATCATATTGGTATCATCCCGCTGTACATGGGCCACGACGAGCATGGCAACTTCTATGTCGCGTCTGAAATGAAAGCCCTGGTGCCGGTTTGCCGCACCATTAAAGAGTTCCCGGCAGGCAGCTATCTGTGGAGCAAAGACGGCGAGATCCGCCCGTACTACCAGCGCGACTGGTTCGATTATGACGCGGTAAAAGACAACGTCACGGACAAAGCCGAGCTGCGTCAGGCGCTGGAAGATTCCGTGAAAAGCCACCTGATGTCAGACGTGCCTTACGGTGTGCTGCTCTCCGGCGGCCTGGACTCCTCTGTGATCTCCGCGATCACCAAGAAATACGCTGCCCGTCGCGTTGAAGATCAGGAACGCTCTGAAGCCTGGTGGCCGCAGCTGCACTCCTTCGCCGTGGGCCTGGAAGGTGCACCGGATCTGAAAGCCGCGCAGGAAGTGGCTAACCACCTCGGCACCGTGCACCATGAAATTCATTTCACCGTGCAGGAAGGTCTGGATGCGATCCGCGATGTGATCTATCACATTGAAACCTATGACGTTACCACCATCCGCGCCTCCACGCCGATGTATTTAATGTCCCGTAAGATCAAAGCGATGGGCATTAAGATGGTGCTGTCCGGTGAAGGCTCGGACGAAGTGTTTGGCGGCTATCTCTATTTCCACAAAGCGCCAAACGCCAAAGAGCTGCATGAAGAAACCGTGCGTAAACTGCAGGCGCTGCATATGTTTGACTGTGCGCGTGCCAACAAAGCGATGTCCGCCTGGGGCGTGGAAGCGCGCGTGCCGTTCCTGGATAAGAAATTCCTCGATGTGGCGATGCGCATCAACCCGCAGGACAAAATGTGCGGCAACGGTAAAATGGAGAAACATATCCTGCGTGAATGTTTCGAATCCTACCTGCCAGCAAGCGTTGCATGGCGTCAGAAAGAGCAGTTCTCTGACGGCGTTGGCTACAGCTGGATCGACACTTTGAAAGAGGTGGCGGCAAAACAGGTTTCCGACCAACAGTTGGAAACCGCGAGCTTCCGCTTCCCGTACAACACGCCAGGCTCTAAAGAAGCGTATTTGTACCGTGAGATCTTTGAAGAACTGTTCCCGGTTCCGAGCGCCGCCGAATGTGTGCCGGGTGGCCCGTCCGTCGCCTGTTCTTCTGCGAAAGCCATTGAATGGGATGAATCTTTCAAAGCGATGAACGATCCTTCAGGACGTGCGGTAGGCGTTCACCAGTCCGCCTATAAGTAA
- the nagD gene encoding ribonucleotide monophosphatase NagD — protein sequence MTIKNVICDIDGVLMHDNVAVPGAAEFLHRIIDKGMPLVLLTNYPSQTGQDLANRFATAGVDVPDSVFYTSAMATADFLKRQEGKKAYVVGEGALIHELYKAGFTITDVNPDFVIVGETRSYNWEMMHKASYFVANGARFIATNPDTHGRGFYPACGALCAGIEKISGRKPFFVGKPSPWIIRAALNKMQAHSEETVIVGDNLRTDILAGFQAGLETILVLSGVSTLDDIDSMPFRPSWIYPSVDEIDVI from the coding sequence ATGACCATTAAGAATGTAATTTGTGATATCGACGGCGTGCTGATGCACGATAACGTTGCCGTGCCGGGTGCTGCGGAGTTTCTTCACCGCATCATCGACAAAGGAATGCCACTGGTTCTGCTCACGAACTACCCTTCCCAGACTGGTCAGGATCTGGCAAACCGCTTCGCCACCGCAGGCGTCGACGTGCCGGACAGCGTGTTTTATACCTCTGCAATGGCGACTGCAGATTTCCTGAAGCGTCAGGAAGGCAAAAAAGCCTACGTGGTCGGTGAAGGTGCGCTGATCCACGAGCTGTATAAAGCAGGTTTTACCATCACCGATGTGAACCCGGACTTTGTGATTGTGGGCGAAACGCGTTCCTATAACTGGGAGATGATGCATAAAGCATCGTACTTCGTCGCCAACGGCGCGCGTTTCATCGCCACCAACCCGGATACCCATGGCCGTGGTTTTTACCCGGCGTGCGGTGCACTCTGCGCGGGTATCGAAAAAATATCCGGTCGTAAGCCGTTTTTTGTTGGTAAGCCGAGTCCGTGGATCATTCGCGCTGCACTGAACAAAATGCAGGCCCATTCAGAGGAAACCGTGATTGTCGGCGACAACCTGCGCACCGATATTCTGGCCGGATTCCAGGCGGGTCTTGAGACAATACTGGTCCTCTCTGGCGTATCGACGCTCGACGATATCGACTCCATGCCGTTCCGGCCAAGCTGGATTTACCCTTCCGTCGACGAAATCGATGTGATCTGA
- the nagC gene encoding DNA-binding transcriptional regulator NagC, with protein MTPGGQAQIGNVDLVKQLNSAAVYRLIDQHGPISRIQIAEQSQLAPASVTKITRQLIERGLIKEVDQQASTGGRRAISIITETRNFQAIGVRLGRHDTTLTLYDLSSKAIAEEHYPLPERTQETLEHALLNTIALFIESCQRKIRELIAISVILPGLVDPESGVIRYMPHIQVENWGLVDALEKRFKVTCFVGHDIRSLALAEHYFGASQDCEDSILVRVHRGTGAGIISNGRIFIGRNGNVGEIGHIQVEPLGERCHCGNFGCLETVAANAAIEHRVRHLLEQGYQSRVTLDDCKIGAICKAANKGDALACEVIEQVGRHLGKTIAIAINLFNPQKVVIAGEIVEAEKVLLPAIEGCINTQALKAFRQNLPVVRSTLDHRSAIGAFALVKRAMLNGILLQHLLES; from the coding sequence ATGACACCAGGCGGACAAGCTCAAATCGGTAATGTCGATCTCGTTAAACAACTTAACAGCGCGGCAGTTTATCGCCTGATTGACCAACACGGGCCAATCTCGCGCATTCAGATAGCCGAACAAAGCCAGCTTGCTCCCGCCAGCGTGACAAAAATTACACGTCAGCTTATTGAGCGCGGCCTGATCAAAGAAGTCGATCAGCAGGCCTCCACCGGGGGTCGCCGCGCGATCTCCATTATCACCGAAACCCGCAATTTTCAGGCCATTGGCGTCCGTCTTGGTCGCCATGACACCACGCTTACGCTTTACGATCTGAGCAGCAAAGCCATCGCTGAAGAGCACTACCCGCTTCCGGAGCGTACCCAGGAGACGCTGGAACACGCGCTGCTGAATACCATTGCGCTGTTTATCGAAAGCTGTCAGCGCAAGATCCGCGAACTCATTGCCATCTCGGTGATCCTGCCGGGCCTGGTCGACCCTGAAAGCGGCGTCATTCGCTACATGCCGCATATTCAGGTGGAGAACTGGGGGCTGGTCGACGCGCTGGAAAAGCGCTTTAAGGTGACCTGCTTTGTCGGTCACGATATCCGCTCGCTGGCGCTGGCAGAGCACTACTTTGGTGCGAGCCAGGACTGTGAAGACTCTATTCTGGTGCGCGTTCACCGTGGTACGGGCGCAGGGATTATTTCTAACGGGCGGATTTTTATCGGTCGCAACGGCAACGTGGGCGAGATCGGCCACATTCAGGTCGAGCCGCTTGGCGAACGTTGTCACTGCGGAAACTTTGGCTGCCTCGAAACCGTTGCCGCTAACGCGGCGATTGAACATCGGGTCCGACATCTGCTGGAACAGGGCTACCAAAGCCGCGTGACGCTGGATGACTGTAAGATCGGTGCCATCTGCAAGGCCGCCAACAAAGGTGACGCGCTGGCCTGCGAAGTGATCGAGCAGGTAGGACGGCATCTGGGTAAAACCATTGCCATTGCCATCAACCTGTTTAACCCGCAAAAAGTGGTGATTGCTGGCGAAATAGTCGAAGCCGAAAAAGTGCTATTGCCCGCGATTGAAGGCTGCATTAACACCCAGGCGCTGAAAGCGTTTCGTCAGAATTTACCGGTGGTGCGCTCAACGCTGGATCATCGCTCAGCCATTGGTGCCTTTGCCCTGGTGAAACGCGCCATGCTCAACGGTATTCTGCTGCAACATTTGCTGGAAAGTTGA
- the nagA gene encoding N-acetylglucosamine-6-phosphate deacetylase: MYALTHGRIYTGHEILDDHAIVIANGLIERVCPLAELPPEIEQRSLNGATISPGFIDVQLNGCGGVQFNDTAEAVTVETLEIMQKANEKSGCTSYLPTLITSSDDLMKQGIRVMREYLAKHPNQALGLHLEGPWLNMVKKGTHNPNYVRKPDTGLVDYLCANADVITKVTLAPEMTGTDVISKLAAAGIVVSAGHSNATLKEAKAGFRAGITFATHLYNAMPYITGREPGLVGAILDEPDVYCGIIADGLHVDYTNIRNAKRLKGDKLCLVTDATAPAGANIDQFIFAGKTIYYRNGLCVDENGTLSGSALTMIEGVRNLVEHCGIALDEVLRMATLYPARAMGVDKQLGGIAPGMVANLTAFTHDYKIIKTIVNGNEVVTE; this comes from the coding sequence ATGTACGCTTTAACCCACGGTCGGATTTATACCGGCCATGAAATTCTGGATGACCATGCGATTGTGATCGCGAATGGCCTGATTGAACGTGTTTGCCCGCTGGCCGAACTGCCGCCGGAGATAGAACAGCGCTCACTCAATGGAGCAACGATCTCCCCCGGTTTTATCGACGTTCAGCTTAACGGTTGCGGCGGTGTGCAGTTTAACGATACTGCTGAAGCGGTGACGGTCGAAACGCTGGAAATCATGCAGAAAGCCAACGAAAAATCGGGCTGTACCAGCTATCTGCCAACCCTGATTACCAGCAGCGATGACCTGATGAAACAGGGTATCCGCGTAATGCGTGAATACCTGGCAAAACATCCGAATCAGGCGCTGGGCCTGCACCTTGAAGGACCATGGCTGAACATGGTCAAGAAAGGCACCCACAACCCGAACTACGTGCGTAAGCCGGATACCGGGCTGGTTGATTACCTGTGCGCCAACGCCGACGTGATCACCAAAGTGACGCTGGCACCTGAGATGACCGGCACTGACGTCATCAGCAAACTGGCTGCCGCCGGGATTGTGGTTTCAGCGGGCCACTCAAACGCCACGCTGAAAGAAGCGAAAGCCGGTTTCCGCGCAGGCATTACGTTTGCGACCCACCTGTACAACGCCATGCCGTATATCACCGGCCGTGAACCGGGGCTGGTTGGGGCTATTCTGGATGAGCCAGACGTCTATTGCGGCATTATTGCTGATGGCTTGCACGTCGATTACACCAACATCCGCAACGCTAAACGTCTGAAAGGTGACAAGCTGTGCCTGGTGACGGATGCAACCGCACCGGCAGGGGCAAATATTGACCAGTTCATTTTTGCTGGTAAAACAATATACTACCGTAATGGACTGTGTGTGGATGAGAATGGCACGCTGAGCGGTTCTGCCCTGACGATGATCGAAGGGGTGCGTAACCTGGTTGAGCATTGCGGCATCGCACTTGATGAAGTGCTGCGTATGGCAACGCTTTATCCGGCGCGCGCAATGGGCGTAGATAAACAGCTGGGCGGCATTGCACCGGGTATGGTTGCAAACCTGACGGCATTCACACACGATTATAAAATTATTAAGACCATCGTTAATGGTAACGAGGTCGTCACTGAGTAA
- the nagB gene encoding glucosamine-6-phosphate deaminase, producing MRLIPLATAEQVGKWAARHIVNRINAFKPTADRPFVLGLPTGGTPLTAYKALVEMHKAGQVSFKHVVTFNMDEYVGLPKEHPESYHSFMHRNFFDHVDIPAENINLLNGNAPDIDAECRQYEEKIRSYGKIHLFMGGVGNDGHIAFNEPASSLASRTRIKTLTHDTRVANSRFFDGDVNQVPKYALTVGVGTLLDAEEVMILVLGGVKAQALQAAVEGNVNHMWTISCLQLHPKSVIVCDEPSTMELKVKTLKYFNELEAESIKGL from the coding sequence ATGAGACTGATTCCCCTGGCAACTGCTGAACAAGTCGGTAAATGGGCCGCTCGCCATATCGTTAACCGCATTAATGCGTTCAAACCGACTGCAGATCGCCCTTTCGTACTGGGTCTTCCAACCGGTGGTACGCCACTGACAGCTTACAAAGCTCTGGTTGAAATGCACAAAGCGGGCCAGGTTAGCTTCAAACATGTTGTGACGTTCAACATGGACGAATATGTTGGCCTGCCAAAGGAACATCCTGAAAGCTACCACAGCTTTATGCACCGCAATTTCTTTGATCACGTTGATATCCCGGCGGAAAACATTAACCTGCTGAATGGTAATGCGCCTGATATTGACGCAGAATGCCGTCAGTATGAAGAAAAAATCCGCTCTTACGGCAAAATCCATCTCTTCATGGGTGGCGTGGGTAACGATGGTCATATCGCGTTTAACGAGCCTGCATCCTCTCTGGCTTCCCGTACCCGTATTAAAACGCTGACCCATGACACCCGCGTGGCAAACTCCCGTTTCTTTGACGGCGACGTAAATCAGGTTCCAAAATACGCCCTGACCGTTGGCGTGGGCACCCTGCTGGATGCCGAAGAGGTGATGATTCTGGTGCTGGGCGGCGTGAAAGCGCAGGCGCTCCAGGCAGCCGTTGAAGGCAACGTTAATCACATGTGGACCATCAGTTGCCTGCAGCTGCATCCGAAATCAGTCATCGTGTGTGACGAACCGTCCACGATGGAACTGAAAGTGAAAACGCTGAAATACTTCAACGAGTTAGAAGCTGAGAGCATCAAAGGTCTGTAA